From Bacteroidota bacterium, the proteins below share one genomic window:
- a CDS encoding glycosyltransferase family 2 protein, translating into MSTTAVVILNWNGRALLEQFLPAVMQHTGSGAEIIVADNASTDDSVAFLEAHYPGIRIIRNSRNGGYARGYNEALAEVDADYYVLLNSDIEVTPGWLQPLVKLMDENPGMAACQPKIRSFHQRECFEYAGAAGGFIDKWGFPFCRGRLFNAFETDNGQYNDTCDVFWATGACLMMRATDWKAAHGLDEDFFAHMEEIDLCWRLRNMGRRIGYCGNSTVFHVGGGTLSQINPRKTFLNFRNNLVMIAKNHAPGWFGIKIFLRLIIDGVAGVRFLLSGDWKHCFAVIRAHFNFYAQLPRTLKKRRKLKAGISQYATSAVYNGSVVFAHFLHGKKHFSELDAGKFSR; encoded by the coding sequence ATGTCAACAACTGCTGTCGTAATTCTGAACTGGAACGGCCGGGCTTTGCTCGAACAGTTTTTGCCCGCCGTGATGCAGCACACCGGCAGCGGGGCCGAAATTATTGTGGCCGATAATGCGTCAACCGATGATTCAGTGGCTTTTCTCGAAGCGCATTATCCCGGCATCCGCATCATCCGCAATTCGCGCAATGGCGGCTATGCCCGCGGTTATAACGAAGCGTTGGCCGAAGTAGATGCCGATTACTACGTACTGCTTAATTCCGACATTGAAGTAACGCCCGGCTGGCTCCAGCCGCTGGTGAAACTCATGGACGAAAACCCCGGCATGGCTGCCTGCCAGCCTAAAATACGCAGCTTTCACCAGCGCGAATGTTTTGAATATGCTGGTGCCGCAGGCGGTTTTATTGATAAATGGGGGTTTCCGTTTTGCCGGGGCCGCCTGTTCAATGCGTTTGAAACCGACAACGGCCAGTACAACGATACCTGCGATGTGTTCTGGGCCACCGGAGCCTGCCTCATGATGCGCGCCACCGACTGGAAAGCGGCGCACGGTCTCGACGAAGATTTTTTTGCGCACATGGAGGAAATAGACCTTTGCTGGCGGCTGCGCAACATGGGCCGGCGCATTGGTTATTGCGGCAACTCAACCGTGTTTCATGTAGGCGGTGGCACGCTTTCGCAAATTAATCCGCGCAAAACCTTTCTCAACTTCCGCAATAATCTGGTGATGATTGCCAAAAACCACGCTCCCGGCTGGTTCGGCATAAAAATATTCCTGCGCCTGATTATCGACGGTGTGGCCGGTGTACGTTTCCTGCTTTCCGGCGACTGGAAACATTGCTTTGCCGTAATCCGTGCCCATTTTAATTTTTACGCACAGTTGCCGCGTACACTGAAAAAGCGTAGAAAACTTAAAGCGGGAATCAGTCAGTA